The proteins below are encoded in one region of Silene latifolia isolate original U9 population chromosome 2, ASM4854445v1, whole genome shotgun sequence:
- the LOC141642105 gene encoding putative glucan endo-1,3-beta-glucosidase A6, producing MVKLYDTDSEVLKVLAGTSIHVSVMVPNEQIVDFALNESLAIKWVHDHVLSYYPRTMIRFIMVGNEVYSDHKPDQWDNLVLAMTHIRNTVKAHDIHNIKVGTPLAMDILSATFPPSNGKFRVDSVTTMVPLLQLLRKSGSFFFLNVYPYFPWARNTTQISLKFTLFKGGNLTYTDPGTGYRYTNLLDQMLDSVYSAMTKLGFSDIPIAISETGWPNQGDLDQPGANVYNAATYNRNLVQKITAEPPLGTPARPGTIIPTYLFSLYNENLKDGPGTERHWGLFNASGLPVYPIDLTGAQTEFGPLPKPNNNETYKGELWCVVHNAANVTQLGPTLSGLCSRFNGTCEAVIVPGKDCYEPVSMISHASYIFSAYWAKYRNKGTACFFNGLATLTTNDPSHGTCKFPSVTV from the coding sequence ATGGTCAAACTCTATGACACGGATTCCGAGGTTTTAAAAGTACTAGCCGGAACGAGCATTCATGTCTCGGTCATGGTACCCAACGAGCAAATAGTCGATTTTGCCCTCAACGAGTCCCTGGCTATTAAATGGGTCCATGACCATGTCTTGTCCTACTATCCTCGGACAATGATTAGGTTCATCATGGTCGGAAATGAGGTCTATAGCGACCACAAACCCGACCAATGGGATAACCTGGTACTAGCCATGACACACATTAGGAACACCGTTAAGGCTCATGACATACATAACATTAAGGTTGGTACACCTTTGGCTATGGACATACTTTCCGCGACATTTCCGCCTTCTAATGGCAAATTTCGTGTCGATTCTGTAACAACTATGGTACCCCTCCTACAATTGTTGCGTAAAAGCGGGTCGTTTTTTTTCCTAAATGTCTACCCTTATTTTCCTTGGGCAAGAAATACTACTCAAATTAGTTTGAAATTTACTTTGTTTAAAGGTGGTAATTTGACTTATACCGACCCGGGAACCGGGTATCGTTATACGAATCttcttgaccaaatgttggattCGGTCTATTCAGCAATGACGAAGTTAGGATTTTCGGATATTCCAATAGCAATATCTGAAACCGGGTGGCCCAATCAAGGCGACCTTGACCAACCCGGTGCAAACGTATACAATGCGGCCACCTACAATCGAAACCTAGTCCAAAAGATCACAGCCGAACCGCCCTTGGGCACCCCGGCTCGTCCGGGTACAATCATACCCACATACCTCTTTTCTTTGTATAATGAAAACCTTAAGGACGGTCCAGGGACGGAACGACATTGGGGCCTGTTTAACGCTAGCGGTTTACCCGTTTATCCTATCGATCTAACCGGAGCCCAAACTGAATTTGGGCCTTTACCAAAGCCCAATAACAATGAGACCTATAAAGGTGAGTTATGGTGTGTGGTCCATAATGCAGCCAATGTGACCCAACTCGGGCCGACGTTATCGGGCTTATGTAGCCGGTTTAATGGGACTTGTGAAGCTGTAATTGTCCCTGGAAAAGATTGCTATGAGCCTGTGTCTATGATTTCGCATGCTAGTTATATTTTCAGTGCTTATTGGGCCAAGTATAGGAATAAAGGAACTGCATGTTTCTTCAATGGGCTGGCTACTC